Within Sorghum bicolor cultivar BTx623 chromosome 2, Sorghum_bicolor_NCBIv3, whole genome shotgun sequence, the genomic segment CTGCCGTCCGCAGCCCCAACATCTACAAGAAACATGGTGATGATCGAATCAGGAAACCCTAGATGCGGTACAGAGAGATACAGATGGAAGCGAGCTCACCTGTAGAGTCAGGAGACGGTGGTGCTGGTGTTGCACGGTGGCGGCGATGGAGGAGAAGTCGAGGTGAGGGCCGAGCGGCGGCAATGGAGGAGAGTTGAGGCGAGGCGGAGGGGACGCGACGGAGGGGAGTTGAGTCGAGGGAAACAGACGGGGAATGACGCCCCATGTCTGCAAGCCAGGCTTGATTCCCTGTGAAAACCCTGCTCCTGTGGGGCCGAGAGACCTGGGTGGCGGTCTTCCAAATGGACGCATGTCGTGGTTCGTGGAAAATAGCCGCGCGGGATTCTCTCCCGGAGAAAAAGCCGGGATCCCTCCGGGATTCGCTGCTGCCAAAGGGAGCCTTACTGTGACAAGTTGTTATTAAAATCTGTGCTGCTTGTCTTTAAATCTGTTGGTCAAGTCGCCTTATGTCTGGTCACTAGCATGCTTCCatgttcttcttttcttttttttttttgtttcaataCACAATTAAGTACAACACAATTATTTTACCTGCATCTAGTATTCATGCTGCCATGTGTAATATGTTTTGATATGCCTTCGCAGAACACGAGATGTATTCTGATTTCTGAATGAATCAGCCAAATTCATGTGCAGCCCATTTGCCTGCATCTAATACTGTCTATTCCAGTCATCAAGCTCACTGCAGGCACCTTTCTCCCAAGTCTCAACCTTCTTTTCATGTGCAAATGCTGCTTAAAGAACTCCTTCTGCCTGAACTCACTCTCCTGAATTCTTATCAGGTCACTGAATTCCTTACTGAATACTTGATATTTATGTTTCATCACTGCTCTATGCTGCATTTCCTTTCTCGCATAGTTGCATATAAGCTTTTGTTATTGATGTTTAGTTGTCTGTTGTTTTCAGCAGGCTCTGCGTTACAACCTAACACAACTATAGTTATCATTTCTTAATGTGCTTTCACTGCTGCCCTGTTGCCATGTTAGTGTTGATTGAGCGCTATGGATGCATATTTCATTTGAAGATATTATTGCCAAAAAGAAAATACTGTGATAGTGCACATATAGGGTACAGGTAGCTTTGTAACTCAGTGATGCAAATATCGATGTCCCATAGTTTTAAATAGATGATTCTATTCTGTTTGAGACTAAGCATGTTATGTAGTAGGGGCAATTGCATGGATGCCCCTGTTTTGATCTCCAACTACTCATTTCCCCTCTTTTTTTCCACTTTGCAAGATTGCCCCTATTTTTCAAACCTGAAGCAACGACATGCCCCTACTCCTTCTATGGTTTGTAATGGTGTTAAGTTAAGACTGAAAATACACTTTCGCCCTTGCATCATTGCCCCTGTTTTTAAATGAATTTGCAAATATGAACCTGCTATGACTATTTGGACTGCACTGTTATCAAATTTTGAGTGGATTCAAATATATGTTGAATTATAGTTGGCATCTGAGTTAATTTTGATAGCATTTTGTTAGGATTTTACTAGAATTTGACAACATTTTACTAGGATTCAAATATATTTTTGCTTGATCGTACGCAATATCTTCAAAAATGTGTGCATGTTTGAGAGGAGGTGAGTGCTATTGGTTGTCAAGAAGTTTTCACTTTACTCCAATGTTGTAGCGCCCATTGATGCGAATATGTATATACACTGAGACTTGATAAGTCAGCAGCCTGCCCATGTTCATATATTTCTTTTTCTTATCCATTTATTCCTTTTTTGGATGTCTATACAATGCTGCTTACTCTCACCTAATTTTGGTAATATGTTTTGCTGTTTTTAATGTTTACTGTTGTGATTAGTGTGTTACGCTTTACTTTGTTTTTCAAGAGTTTGCTCAGTGATGTCATTATAAAGAATGATTTTGGTTTGCAGGAACAGGCTTAATGGCTTCTTTTCGCTAGGTTGTCACACATGTGGGACTATTTTGGTACCAGAATTGACCAGGTACCTCTCCATGTTGACATTGTGCTGACTGAAGTGCATGttgttttctttctttgtttccgGAACCTGCAGGAGAGCTGCATGTTGCTTCTTTCATCATTGTCATCTACCTTCTGTTTTGCCAATTTGCCATATCAATGTTATGTTATGCTATTTAGGGCAATCACGTGTACGCTGAGATATCTGTGCTATGTCAGTGCTACAAGTAGATGATCCAGGAATCTTTGGTGTAGTGTTTAAAATAATTTATTGTCTCTAACAGCAAACACGTCTGTAAACCATTTCCTGGGTTCTGGGAGGTATTTACTTTGGGCACCACTGCCAAGGAGTATTCTGATCTGGACAACACTATTTCTCGGAAAATGGagatcatcaatggtacaactTCTGTGTGCATTCTCTGTCAACAAAAGTTTGATACCTCCTTTGCTGGTAAGCAATTCTACATTTGCATTTCCCTATGAATTCTTCATCTGTATATACCTGACTCCTGTTCCCCGTCCCTATACATCTGTTCACTCAAATTTGTTTTGCACGCAGAGGTAGCTCAAATCTGTTCAGTGAAATGTGTGACAGTGCTGTGCAGAGGTAGCTCAAATCTCTTCACTCAAATCTGTGATAGTGCTGTGCAGAGGTAGCTCATGTTCAGTTGCCAACAAACTTTGCTGTCTCCAAAGAGGGTTGTTTCACTAAAGATTTAAGATTGTTCAACTATGGATATGGATACAATACAGCTATATCCTGTTATTCATGTCTTTGCTCATCACAGTCATACCAAAAAAAAGTTGATTCCATACAAGCAAAAGACTACCGCCAAAAAGACTTATCTGTTGCTTTGCACAGCTAGTTGCAAAGATCATGGCTTATTGTCTAGACCCTCCCTGTGTTGCATAAACAAACCGCAAAACCTCTTCACTGACAGGAGCCATGTCTACAGTTGAAGTTAGATATCTCCGAAGCATTCGACTTGGTTCTTGACCTTTTTTTGTTGAAGAAACCTCTTCGAAAATTCACTTAAGAAGAAAAGAATTGACCCGGTTTATAGGGAAACTGGGCCCAAAAACCTTACAGCCACCTTGTTTATTTTGAGGAGaaccagcaaaaaaaaaaaaaacctaggCACAATGGCCCAGACAATAAACTCTTGGAGGCTTACCTCACCTTGGGTTGGTCAGACTAGGTGCAGTCTGTTATCTACTGCAACCACTTGGATCTTGCTGAATGGAGAACCTTGTGAGACTGTCAAACACTGCTGAGGGCAACAGCAAGCCCCCCTGCCTATACGCTCTTCATTCTTGGGATGGATATCTTCAATGCACTTATCAACAGCGTCTGTGGGTAAGGTTTGTTGCAGCCTTCTGGGAAACTGAGTTTGGCTGGTATGCAGATGATGTTGTCCTCTTCCTCAACCAACCGCATAGGGTTGCAACTTATGGAGATGCTGGTTCTCTTTGCCTCTTTGGGAATGTTTTAGGGCTGAAGGCCAGCTTACAGAGGTGTTGTGCAGACACCTATCAGTTGTGAAGAAGATGAGCTCCTGCCACTCAAACCTCTCTGCCTTGTTCTGTGGAGAAATTCCCTTGGGTCCCAACTCTTGGTTAGGAAGTTAACTAACGTTGACTTGTTCCTGCAATCAACAAGATCGCTGATAAAATGCTGGATTGAAGATGGCTCTTTTAGCTCCATGTAGACGGCTAGTGAGTACATGTTCTCAGTGCCATCTCCATCTATTGTGAAATGGTCATTCAAGCCATTGATAAGAGATAAAGGGAAGACGAGCTTGACCTTTGGAAAGGAAGAGAATAAATGAATGAATAGCTGCCTCGCTTCGACCAATTGAACTTGGGCTTTCAGAATCCACAACCTCAAGATGCTAGGTTGTGCATTCTGCATTGTATATGTGGTGGCTATGACTGCAAAAGACTCTGTTGCTTCCTGTCCAAAGCTCCAAGCTAGCACCAACGGGCAACGGCTCTATTCATGATGTCAATAGCTTATGGTAGTAATGGATTCACCACCCCAATTTTGGCAGAACGATGGTTCCATGGAGAATCAATAACTGTTACATGCAAAGTGCAATGGTACTCCAAAGATCTCTCAAGCAGCAATCTGCAGCACAAGCTTTACAGTCTTGCCGTTGGACATCCAAGGTAGTCATTCTACTGCATTGCTGGTTCAGTACCTATGAGATGCAATTGAAGGGTTTGTTCTCTGGCTCGATGAACAATACATTTAGACTCACTGTGTCTGGGTGCCTTTGTGGTGCAGCTTATTTTTACGTTGCCTGTTACAAGCTGTTGTTAGACAGCTTATTGGCTGGCGTGTCGTGGCCCTCACACCCGGAATGCTGCCTGCTCTTTGATCATGATGGAGAAATAGCTCAGCACTTAACTGTGTTTTTGCTTGGGAGGTATGGTTTAAGCTATTCAGAAATGCTGGTCTTCAGGTGGTGTGAAGCTCACTGGTTGTTGGACTATCCACGATGCAAAGGTTTCTTTCTATTCTCTTGTTATCTTGGGTGCTTGGTGAATTTGGAAAACTCAATACTTGTGTGTACAGTGGTGTTTCGCCAAGAACTCAATAGGTGCTGACTGCTGAGATGCATTTCAGATGATGTTGATCACCCTGGTGTCTGGCCGGGCCACGCGCGGTAGGACGCGTCCAGCTCCAGCAGCATAGGCGTCGCCTCTCCGAGTCCGAGTCCACACTGTAGGGAGGTTGCGGCGCCGATCCGAGTCGAAGCCCCGCTCAGGTCCGAGTCGAAGCGAAGTCGAAGTCGAAGTCCGAGCCCGCGTCCACCGTCCACCACAAGTTCGTCGTATGCGGCTATATATAATAACAAAAAACTGATAGACAAGTCGTTTTTGGATCGAAGCTACTAGTACCTCCGCCGACCTGTAGTTATTTTTACattaatataaaaaaaatggcGCAGGCGGAGGCTGTGACAACGACCAACCATGTTGCCATCCGCATCGACGACGAAGATGATGGAGCCAGCAGCTCCTGCTGCGCCGTGTGCATGGAACCCCCGGAGTGGGTGATCGTCGGCGCGTGCGGACACCGAGAGGTCTGCCTCTACTGCGGCGTCCGCATGCGTTTCTTCCAAGATGACCGCCGGTGCTGCATCTGCCGAGCCTTGTGTGCCACCGTGGTCGTTACAAGAGCTAACACTAACAGCAGGCCGCCGCAACTTGttgtcgtcgtcgacgacggcGGCCGCCAATCATCCGTCTTCTCGGAGACATCACCGGCGTTCGGTGGTGTAAGGCTAGCGGGCACTACGCATCGCTGGTACTACCATGGCGGCATGGCAGCGTACTTTGACGATCGAGCACTCTATGAGGCCGTGAGGAACATGTGTTCCAAGCCTTTGCCGTTGCCGTTGCCGTTGCCTTTGCCGTTGCCAGCAGGTGCAGGCAACAACACACGTCATCGTGCACTTCAAGACCCAAACACGGATCCAACGTGTTTCGTGCCATATCTAGCATTGACGGCTTTTGTGGGGGCAGCCGGTAGCATTCCTTTGGTCATGCAATACCTTAAGGATTGGCTTCTTAGAGTTGCAGTTGTAATTGTGTCTGGCGTCTTAGCGGCGGCATGGTCATACTTCCATTCTAGGATGTGTACTCCTGAGTCAGATGCAGATCGATCATGAAATGTAGCTGTGTACCGTTATTGTAATGGTGAGGTatttaccatatatatatatagaataaGCACCGCTGTTATTATATCAAGTTATTtataatactccctctgtccctaaaagctgcaacttctagagttgtcctaagtcaaacttttacaattttgaccaaatttgTAGAAAAAAACGCTAAGATTTATATTACTAAATTAATACTattagatttattatagaatatatttttataagatacttattttatattatagatattgatgtccttttctataaagttagttaaaTTTAGAAAAGATTGACTCGCACAGATTAGATTACACAGTACAACTCAGACACTCAACACGCACGCAACCACTTAATGCATAGCGCCGGAAAATCCTGAAATAAATCTAATGCATAGCGCCGGAAAATCCTGAAATAAATCCAAAATAAAGTGCCACACCCAGGATTTGAACCCTGGGTGGGAGCCTCCCAACCAATGACCTTTGCCATTGCGCCGTGAACCCCTTGGCTAGGAGTTAAAGCTTTTAGGGACAAAAGGAGTACAACACTTCTTGTTTTTCCTTGATTTTT encodes:
- the LOC8055585 gene encoding uncharacterized protein LOC8055585, whose amino-acid sequence is MEPPEWVIVGACGHREVCLYCGVRMRFFQDDRRCCICRALCATVVVTRANTNSRPPQLVVVVDDGGRQSSVFSETSPAFGGVRLAGTTHRWYYHGGMAAYFDDRALYEAVRNMCSKPLPLPLPLPLPLPAGAGNNTRHRALQDPNTDPTCFVPYLALTAFVGAAGSIPLVMQYLKDWLLRVAVVIVSGVLAAAWSYFHSRMCTPESDADRS
- the LOC110432732 gene encoding uncharacterized protein LOC110432732, translating into MFERRNRLNGFFSLGCHTCGTILVPELTSKHVCKPFPGFWEVFTLGTTAKEYSDLDNTISRKMEIINGTTSVCILCQQKFDTSFAEVAQICSVKCVTVLCRGSSNLFTQICDSAVQR
- the LOC110432227 gene encoding uncharacterized protein LOC110432227 isoform X2 is translated as MGRHSPSVSLDSTPLRRVPSASPQLSSIAAARPSPRLLLHRRHRATPAPPSPDSTDVGAADGSIFLPTLPRASAPRLCPHSIPQSILTAARFSSTLTNADPIPGAYTHGMAR
- the LOC110432227 gene encoding uncharacterized protein LOC110432227 isoform X1 translates to MRPFGRPPPRSLGPTGAGFSQGIKPGLQTWGVIPRLFPSTQLPSVASPPPRLNSPPLPPLGPHLDFSSIAATVQHQHHRLLTLQMLGLRTAASSSPLCPVHPLRVSAPILFRNPSSPLPAFPRR